Proteins encoded in a region of the Prunus persica cultivar Lovell chromosome G4, Prunus_persica_NCBIv2, whole genome shotgun sequence genome:
- the LOC18778995 gene encoding peroxisomal (S)-2-hydroxy-acid oxidase GLO1 isoform X1 has protein sequence MEITNVSEYEAIAKQKLPKMVYDYYASGAEDQWTLKENQHAFSRILFRPRVLIDVSKIDLRTTVLGFNISMPIMIAPTAMQKMAHPEGEYATARAAAAADTIMTLSSWATSSVKEVASTGPGIRFFQLYVYKDRNVVTQLVRRAERAGFKAIVLTVDTPRLGRREADIKNRFVLPPNLTLKNFEDLDLGKMDKTNDSGLASYVAGQVDQSLSWKDVKWLQTITKLPILVKGVITAEDARLAVQYGAAGIVVSNHGARQLDYVPATIMALEEVVKAAQGRIPVFLDGGVRRGTDVFKALALGASGVFIGRPVVFSLAADGEAGVRKVLQMLRDEFELTMALSGCRSLKEITRDHVVTEWDRPRIAPRL, from the exons ATGGAGATAACCAATGTTTCTGAGTATGAGGCAATTGCAAAGCAGAAATTGCCAAAGATGGTCTATGACTACTATGCATCTGGTGCAGAGGATCAGTGGACTCTCAAGGAGAACCAACATGCATTTTCCAGGATTTT GTTCCGGCCTCGTGTTCTTATAGATGTAAGTAAGATAGACTTGAGAACAACTGTGTTGGGTTTCAATATTTCAATGCCCATCATGATTGCTCCTACCGCCATGCAGAAGATGGCTCATCCTGAAG GAGAGTATGCAACGGCAAGAGCAGCAGCCGCGGCTGACACAATTATG ACACTGTCTTCTTGGGCTACTTCCAGTGTCAAAGAGGTTGCATCAACAGGACCTGGCATTCGCTTTTTCCAACTCTAT GTGTACAAAGACAGGAATGTGGTCACACAGCTTGTCAGAAGAGCTGAGAGGGCTGGTTTCAAGGCCATAGTTCTTACTGTGGACACTCCAAGGCTTGGGCGCAGGGAGGCTGATATCAAGAACAG ATTTGTTTTGCCGCCAAATTTGACATTGAAAAACTTTGAGGATTTGGATCTCGGAAAGATGGATAAG ACCAATGATTCTGGACTTGCATCATATGTTGCTGGACAAGTCGACCAGTCTCTCAGCTGGAAG GATGTGAAATGGCTTCAGACAATCACCAAATTACCAATTCTTGTAAAGGGTGTAATTACTGCTGAGGATG CACGACTAGCGGTACAATATGGAGCTGCAGGAATTGTCGTCTCCAATCATGGAGCTCGCCAGCTTGATTATGTCCCTGCAACTATTATGGCTTTGGAAGAG GTCGTCAAAGCTGCACAAGGCCGAATTCCTGTGTTTTTGGATGGTGGAGTGAGGAGAGGAACTGATGTTTTCAAGGCTCTGGCTCTTGGAGCATCTGGTGTATTT ATTGGTAGACCAGTGGTGTTCTCGTTAGCTGCTGATGGTGAGGCTGGTGTAAGGAAAGTACTTCAAATGCTTCGTGATGAGTTTGAGCTAACAATGGCGTTAAGTGGATGTCGTTCGCTGAAGGAGATCACCCGCGACCACGTTGTGACTGAATGGGATCGTCCTCGGATTGCTCCCAGATTATAA
- the LOC18779082 gene encoding pyruvate dehydrogenase E1 component subunit beta-3, chloroplastic, producing MATVSQCFGATSAAISVSSNSRKLLLPSRRSLPGRKVSFFVVRSDAGAKSGPNSRARRADQLITNAVATKADGAAASTASKPGHELLLFEALREGLEEEMARDPTVCVMGEDVGHYGGSYKVTKGLADKYGDLRVLDTPIAENSFTGMGIGAAMTGLRPIIEGMNMGFLLLAFNQISNNCGMLHYTSGGQFKIPVVIRGPGGVGRQLGAEHSQRLESYFQSIPGIQMVACSTPYNAKGLMKAAIRSDNPVILFEHVLLYNLKERIPDEEYVCSLEEAEMVRPGEHVTILTYSRMRYHVMQAAKTLVNKGYDPEVIDIRSLKPFDLHTIGNSVKKTHRVLIVEECMRTGGIGASLTAAITENFHDYLDAPIICLSSQDVPTPYAATLEEVTVVQPAQIVTAVEQLCQ from the exons atggctacagTCTCTCAGTGTTTTGGAGCTACTTCGGCTGCTATATCGGTCTCCTCCAACTCAAGGAAGCTTCTCCTCCCTTCTCGTAGATCCCTCCCAG GGAGGAAAGTGAGCTTCTTTGTTGTCAGATCTGATGCCGGGGCTAAGTCGGGTCCGAATTCAAGAGCTCGTCGGGCCGATCAGCTAATTACCAATGCTGTTGCA acaAAGGCTGATGGCGCTGCGGCTTCGACGGCATCGAAACCTGG GCACGAACTTCTGCTTTTTGAAGCCCTACGTGAAGGATTGGAAGAAGAGATGGCTAGGGATCCCACTGTATGTGTAATGGGTGAAGATGTGGGACACTATGGAGGATCGTACAAGGTGACCAAAGGCCTGGCTGATAAGTATGGAGATCTCAGGGTTCTTGATACTCCTATTGCTGAGAACTCCTTTACAGGTATGGGTATTGGAGCTGCCATGACTGGTCTGAGACCAATTATCGAGGGTATGAACATGGGATTTCTCCTTCTAGCCTTTAACCAGATCTCCAACAACTGTGGTATGCTCCACTACACTTCTGGGGGTCAGTTTAAAATTCCAGTAGTTATTCGTGGTCCTGGTGGAGTGGGAAGGCAACTTGGGGCTGAGCACTCGCAACGTCTAGAGTCCTATTTTCAGTCGATTCCTGGAATCCAAATGGTAGCATGCTCAACCCCTTACAATGCCAAAGGTTTGATGAAAGCTGCCATTCGAAGTGATAACCCAGTGATTCTTTTTGAGCATGTGTTGCTATACAATCTCAAGGAGAGAATTCCAGATGAAGAATATGTGTGTTCTCTTGAGGAAGCTGAGATGGTTAGGCCTGGGGAGCATGTCACTATATTGACGTACTCTCGGATGAGGTATCATGTGATGCAGGCTGCCAAAACTTTGGTGAATAAGGGTTATGATCCAGAAGTGATTGATATTAGGTCGTTGAAACCATTTGATCTTCACACAATAGGAAATTCAGTGAAGAAAACACACCGCGTGCTGATTGTCGAGGAGTGCATGCGGACGGGTGGAATTGGTGCTAGCTTGACTGCAGCAATCACTGAGAACTTCCATGATTATCTAGATGCCCCTATTATATGCCTGTCTTCACAGGATGTTCCCACTCCATATGCCGCAACATTGGAGGAAGTGACTGTTGTTCAACCTGCCCAGATTGTGACGGCAGTTGAGCAGCTCTGCCAGTAA
- the LOC18778268 gene encoding probably inactive leucine-rich repeat receptor-like protein kinase At2g25790 produces MASFPLFFVGFLVLAGEAVLGQQSSDGFQIEMGKEELLGLFEVLGALLGDSSWAQEHPQPCDETPWPGVQCEIGDENPPMFHVTKIHIGPDPACKSSATLSESLLKLPYLKTLSIFNCFLTSPVTLSPTLLGALSSLEHLALVSNPALSGELPPSLAKISNLRVLSLSQNNLLGKIPGNIGGMVSLEQLDLSYNNLSGQIPVEIGGLRTLSILDLSWNVLEGQVPGSVGQLQLIQKIDLSSNRFTGSMPPDTGKLNKLVLLDLSHNLINGPIPETLSGLEQLQYLVADNNPINTEIPQFVGKLMKLKSLSFSGCGLTGPLPNSLSSLKNLTALSLDNNSLTGTVPPDLGTLPSLNQLNLSNNQLSGDLSLPEEFIERLGKRLDVRGNNGLCTSNPLYKKKSISTNLITPLCLNASGPRDGKTLAGEHPNESDRMKPCSQYPVQKSSGSSWSYELNSCSFVVCFLYLML; encoded by the coding sequence ATGGCTTCTTTccctcttttctttgttgggttCCTTGTTTTGGCAGGTGAGGCGGTGTTAGGACAGCAAAGCTCAGATGGGTTTCAAATAGAGATGGGGAAGGAGGAGCTTTTGGGGCtttttgaagttttgggtGCCCTTCTAGGAGACTCCAGCTGGGCCCAAGAACACCCACAACCATGTGATGAGACTCCATGGCCTGGTGTTCAATGTGAGATTGGTGATGAAAACCCTCCAATGTTTCATGTCACAAAGATTCACATTGGCCCTGATCCTGCTTGCAAATCCTCTGCTACCCTATCAGAGTCCCTGCTCAAACTACCTTACTTGAAAACactttccattttcaattgCTTTTTGACATCACCAGTCACTCTTTCTCCAACTCTACTTGGTGCGCTGTCTTCCTTGGAACACCTAGCCCTTGTGTCCAATCCAGCCCTCTCAGGAGAACTTCCCCCAAGTTTAGCCAAAATTTCCAACTTAAGGGTCCTGAGCCTGTCACAGAACAATCTACTAGGCAAGATCCCTGGGAACATTGGTGGGATGGTCAGCTTAGAGCAACTTGACCTAAGTTACAACAATTTAAGTGGTCAAATACCAGTAGAAATTGGAGGGTTGAGGACTTTGAGCATTTTGGATTTAAGTTGGAATGTTCTAGAAGGTCAGGTGCCTGGCTCTGTTGGTCAGCTTCAGCTCATCCAAAAGATTGATTTAAGTTCAAATAGATTTACAGGAAGCATGCCTCCAGATACAGGGAAGCTCAACAAGTTGGTGTTGCTTGATCTGAGTCATAACTTGATAAATGGGCCAATCCCTGAAACCCTTTCAGGTTTGGAGCAATTACAGTACTTGGTAGCTGATAACAACCCAATCAACACAGAAATTCCTCAGTTTGTAGGGAAGCTCATGAAGCTCAAATCACTGAGCTTTTCAGGATGCGGTTTGACTGGTCCATTGCCCAACTCTCTATCTTCCTTGAAAAATCTCACTGCTCTTTCTCTGGACAACAATAGCCTTACTGGGACAGTTCCTCCAGATTTAGGGACTCTTCCAAGTTTAAATCAGCTAAATTTGAGCAACAATCAGCTAAGTGGAGATCTATCACTTCCAGAGGAGTTCATTGAGAGGCTTGGGAAGAGGTTGGATGTAAGAGGAAATAATGGTCTATGTACAAGCAATCCACTTtacaagaagaagagcatTTCTACTAATCTGATAACCCCTCTTTGTTTGAATGCAAGTGGACCAAGAGATGGCAAAACCTTGGCTGGTGAACACCCAAATGAGTCTGACAGAATGAAGCCATGTAGTCAGTACCCTGTTCAGAAAAGTTCAGGTTCTTCATGGTCATATGAACTGAATTCATGTAGTTTTGTTGTATGCTTCTTGTATCTCATGTTGTAA
- the LOC18778454 gene encoding protein TIFY 5A — protein sequence MRRNCNLELQLLHPSYETHKKQQEQEQHEEQLQKQQQMMTIFYNGAMCARDVTELQARSILFLANREMEERVKSPFTPSGSELSSPTVMSPLCSPVAGMSMKRSLQRFLQKRKHRVQATSPYHH from the exons ATGAGGAGAAACTGCAACCTGGAGCTTCAGCTTCTTCATCCTTCTTATGAAACCcataaaaaacaacaagagcaaGAACAACACGAAGAACAGCTgcagaagcagcagcagatgatgactattttttataatggAGCGATGTGCGCTCGTGATGTTACAGAGCTTCAG GCTAGAAGCATCCTTTTTCTTGCAAACAGAGAAATGGAGGAAAGGGTAAAGAGTCCATTCACTCCAAGTGGATCAGAACTATCTTCACCAACTGTGATGTCTCCACTGTGTAGCCCTGTTGCTGGCATGTCTATGAAGAGATCACTCCAGAGGTTTTTGCAGAAGAGGAAGCATAGGGTTCAAGCAACATCTCCATACCATCACTAG
- the LOC18778741 gene encoding uncharacterized protein LOC18778741: protein MEIFYLLCSILSTFLTSLTLSLLLPFKTLLRRFSSRAASSSSVSLYRGTVWHERRRPVHHSFRYDVRYALIDLDHEPQGLPNHLSAEEARRIAGTNGRTLLLTIPQSVGYEQNPLSLYYCYDSDDHLLQKCIAEVTNTPWGERVTFVFNPNSDLVAKPLHVSPFMDMVGDWSIRANAPDDDLFVSISVQHPELGNYFTATLKAKRVSSSLVFDHALFFWLMPHKVAVWIYWHAFKLWWKNLSFVQHPRYTNPAYREEALERNEKLQFHQAAGLDKDKQHLQFEGSGQGCMSSRKSEARFCTWRDAKWPWS, encoded by the exons ATGGAGATTTTCTATCTCTTATGCTCCATCCTCTCCACCTTCCTCACTTCCCTCACTCTCTCCCTTCTCCTCCCGTTCAAGACTCTCCTTCGCCGCTTCTCTTCACGGGCCGCCTCTTCTTCCTCCGTCTCCCTCTACAGAGGCACCGTCTGGCACGAGCGTCGCCGCCCCGTTCACCACTCTTTTCGCTATGACGTCCGCTACGCGCTCATTGACTTGGACCACGAGCCACAAGGCCTCCCCAACCACCTCTCCGCCGAGGAAGCTCGCCGCATTGCCGGCACCAATGGCCGGAC TTTGCTTTTGACAATACCTCAAAGTGTGGGATACGAGCAGAACCCATTGAGCTTGTACTACTGCTATGATAGTGATGACCACCTTTTGCAAAAGTGCATTGCCGAG GTAACCAACACACCATGGGGAGAAAGAGTGACATTTGTTTTCAACCCAAATTCTGATTTAGTGGCAAAGCCGTTACATGTCAGTCCTTTTATG GATATGGTGGGGGATTGGAGTATCAGAGCAAATGCTCCTGACGATGATCTAtttgtttcaatttcagtTCAACACCCTGAGCTTGGTAATTATTTCACAGCTACCCTGAAAGCCAAAAGGGTATCGTCGTCATTGGTGTTTGATCATGCCCTGTTTTTCTGGTTGATGCCGCATAAGGTTGCAGTGTGGATATATTGGCAT GCCTTCAAACTCTGGTGGAAGAATTTATCATTTGTCCAACACCCAAGGTACACCAACCCTGCATACAGGGAGGAAGCTTTGGAACGCAATGAAAAACTTCAGTTCCATCAGGCTGCCGGATTGGACAAAGATAAGCAGCATCTGCAATTTGAAGGAAGTGGTCAAGGCTGTATGTCTAGCAGGAAAAGCGAGGCTCGTTTTTGTACATGGAGAGATGCTAAGTGGCCTTGGTCTTAA
- the LOC18778995 gene encoding peroxisomal (S)-2-hydroxy-acid oxidase GLO1 isoform X2, producing the protein MRQLQSRNCQRWSMTTMHLVQRISGLSRRTNMHFPGFCKFRPRVLIDVSKIDLRTTVLGFNISMPIMIAPTAMQKMAHPEGEYATARAAAAADTIMTLSSWATSSVKEVASTGPGIRFFQLYVYKDRNVVTQLVRRAERAGFKAIVLTVDTPRLGRREADIKNRFVLPPNLTLKNFEDLDLGKMDKTNDSGLASYVAGQVDQSLSWKDVKWLQTITKLPILVKGVITAEDARLAVQYGAAGIVVSNHGARQLDYVPATIMALEEVVKAAQGRIPVFLDGGVRRGTDVFKALALGASGVFIGRPVVFSLAADGEAGVRKVLQMLRDEFELTMALSGCRSLKEITRDHVVTEWDRPRIAPRL; encoded by the exons ATGAGGCAATTGCAAAGCAGAAATTGCCAAAGATGGTCTATGACTACTATGCATCTGGTGCAGAGGATCAGTGGACTCTCAAGGAGAACCAACATGCATTTTCCAGGATTTTGTAA GTTCCGGCCTCGTGTTCTTATAGATGTAAGTAAGATAGACTTGAGAACAACTGTGTTGGGTTTCAATATTTCAATGCCCATCATGATTGCTCCTACCGCCATGCAGAAGATGGCTCATCCTGAAG GAGAGTATGCAACGGCAAGAGCAGCAGCCGCGGCTGACACAATTATG ACACTGTCTTCTTGGGCTACTTCCAGTGTCAAAGAGGTTGCATCAACAGGACCTGGCATTCGCTTTTTCCAACTCTAT GTGTACAAAGACAGGAATGTGGTCACACAGCTTGTCAGAAGAGCTGAGAGGGCTGGTTTCAAGGCCATAGTTCTTACTGTGGACACTCCAAGGCTTGGGCGCAGGGAGGCTGATATCAAGAACAG ATTTGTTTTGCCGCCAAATTTGACATTGAAAAACTTTGAGGATTTGGATCTCGGAAAGATGGATAAG ACCAATGATTCTGGACTTGCATCATATGTTGCTGGACAAGTCGACCAGTCTCTCAGCTGGAAG GATGTGAAATGGCTTCAGACAATCACCAAATTACCAATTCTTGTAAAGGGTGTAATTACTGCTGAGGATG CACGACTAGCGGTACAATATGGAGCTGCAGGAATTGTCGTCTCCAATCATGGAGCTCGCCAGCTTGATTATGTCCCTGCAACTATTATGGCTTTGGAAGAG GTCGTCAAAGCTGCACAAGGCCGAATTCCTGTGTTTTTGGATGGTGGAGTGAGGAGAGGAACTGATGTTTTCAAGGCTCTGGCTCTTGGAGCATCTGGTGTATTT ATTGGTAGACCAGTGGTGTTCTCGTTAGCTGCTGATGGTGAGGCTGGTGTAAGGAAAGTACTTCAAATGCTTCGTGATGAGTTTGAGCTAACAATGGCGTTAAGTGGATGTCGTTCGCTGAAGGAGATCACCCGCGACCACGTTGTGACTGAATGGGATCGTCCTCGGATTGCTCCCAGATTATAA